A window of the Chloroflexus sp. Y-396-1 genome harbors these coding sequences:
- a CDS encoding amidase — protein sequence MELIDRLRAALQAAGIPATDADFAGIIEKGFLSRFPDVERLLNAVDHEQLPDMLDAMSLPPMPTPPEGEMVTTDDPTTILGIAGQLRQRTISAVELVEQALEQIANHDAALNAFQIVMAESALADARAADAELAAGKVRSLLHGVPIAVKDLFDVAGYPTAAGSRIRAGCIAVQDATVVARLRAAGAIIIGKTRMSEFAYSPGSNNAHYGPTANPYDPQRDSGGSSSGSGVATATGMAFAALGTDTGGSIRIPAAHCGIVGLKPTHGRVSLAGGFPLSWSLDHAGPLARSVTDTALLFRIIAGPDPRDPRTLRPAPDPVIGHLTGGVRDLRIGLLTADGSGQVMAGAAELAAMQQAADALAGQGAHVIPIEVPELEELRLLNQALLAMEAAALHLPWLRSRLDDYGEFMRHRILAAFIYAPVDVTRVQQARAGLRRRVAERLHHIDLLITPVTPGPAPALGVPTPTSFTGPWNFLGWPALSLPTGIGDDGLPRAAQLIARPWHEALLLRAAFAAEQVLGRPAPSM from the coding sequence ATGGAACTGATAGACCGACTGCGGGCAGCGCTCCAGGCTGCCGGTATCCCGGCCACCGACGCCGACTTTGCCGGAATTATTGAAAAAGGGTTTCTCAGTCGATTTCCCGATGTGGAACGGTTGCTTAACGCAGTTGATCACGAACAGTTGCCCGATATGCTCGATGCCATGAGCTTACCGCCAATGCCTACGCCTCCTGAAGGTGAAATGGTAACGACTGACGATCCAACCACCATTTTGGGCATTGCCGGACAATTACGGCAACGAACCATTTCAGCAGTCGAACTGGTTGAACAGGCCCTGGAACAGATTGCCAACCACGATGCTGCGCTCAATGCATTTCAGATTGTAATGGCCGAGAGTGCGCTGGCCGATGCACGTGCTGCTGATGCTGAATTAGCTGCTGGAAAAGTTCGTAGCCTATTGCATGGCGTACCGATCGCGGTTAAAGACCTGTTTGATGTTGCTGGATATCCAACCGCAGCCGGATCACGGATTCGAGCCGGGTGCATAGCAGTTCAAGATGCTACGGTTGTTGCTCGATTGAGGGCCGCAGGCGCAATTATTATCGGCAAGACCCGTATGTCGGAATTTGCTTACTCACCTGGATCAAATAACGCTCACTATGGGCCAACTGCCAACCCTTACGACCCTCAACGTGATAGTGGTGGTAGCAGTAGTGGAAGTGGCGTCGCAACGGCTACAGGTATGGCCTTTGCTGCATTGGGCACCGATACTGGTGGCTCTATCCGAATTCCTGCTGCCCATTGCGGGATCGTCGGTCTCAAACCAACTCACGGTCGGGTTAGTCTGGCCGGCGGCTTTCCCCTCTCGTGGTCACTCGATCATGCCGGTCCGCTGGCCCGTTCGGTTACCGATACAGCACTATTGTTTCGGATCATTGCCGGGCCTGACCCACGTGACCCGCGCACCTTACGCCCAGCACCAGACCCTGTGATTGGTCACCTGACTGGCGGAGTACGCGATTTACGTATAGGATTGCTCACGGCTGATGGGAGCGGACAAGTGATGGCTGGCGCCGCAGAACTGGCAGCGATGCAGCAGGCCGCCGATGCACTGGCCGGACAAGGCGCTCATGTCATACCTATCGAAGTGCCAGAACTGGAAGAGCTGCGGTTGCTCAACCAGGCTCTGCTGGCAATGGAAGCTGCCGCATTACATCTACCCTGGTTGCGCAGTCGGCTTGATGACTACGGTGAGTTCATGCGCCATCGGATTCTGGCCGCGTTCATCTACGCACCGGTCGACGTCACGCGCGTGCAGCAGGCACGCGCAGGGCTACGCCGACGAGTAGCAGAGCGATTGCACCATATCGATCTGCTGATTACCCCGGTGACGCCAGGACCGGCGCCTGCATTGGGTGTACCAACACCAACCTCATTTACTGGGCCTTGGAACTTTCTCGGCTGGCCAGCGCTCAGCCTACCAACCGGTATAGGTGATGATGGTTTGCCTCGTGCAGCACAGTTAATCGCTCGCCCATGGCATGAGGCACTTCTCCTCCGCGCAGCATTTGCCGCCGAGCAAGTGCTAGGACGACCTGCACCATCAATGTAA
- the accC gene encoding acetyl-CoA carboxylase biotin carboxylase subunit: MFRTVLVVNRGEIALRIMRACRELGLRCVAVYSEADRDAPHVAYADDAFLIGPPSPAESYLNIEAIIRAAKATGAEAIHPGYGFLAENANFVRAVTAAGLIFIGPPAEAMERMGGKTAARREATAAGVPVVPGVLEPVTSAAEVLRLGKEFGYPIAIKAVGGGGGRGLRVVRSPAEVDEAFASARREAEVAFKNGELYVEKYLDNPRHIEIQILADQYGNAVALGERDCSVQRRHQKLIEECPSPALTPELRAEMGAAAVRLAKAVGYVSAGTLEFLYQDGRYYFLEMNTRIQVEHTVTEMVYGVDLVAAQIRIAQGEKLWLRQEELTPRGHAIECRINAEDPLQNFRPALGTIGEYHEPVGLGVRVDSGVRAYYTVPSHYDSLLAKLITWGSNRQEAIARMRRALAEYRIEGVTTIIPFHRAALEHPVFVAGEATVNFIPRHPELFTRTAELMPPSTEVVTPEPPSEPRRFTVEVNGRRFGVAVFGNGMSAAPVQAAARTALPRRATPKKAKLAVPVDGVISPIQGRVVAVRVAHGQTVEAGQVLFIVEAMKMENEITAPHSGTIGEVRVEVGSTVEAGAVLATYTSQAQS; encoded by the coding sequence ATGTTTCGGACAGTATTGGTTGTCAATCGTGGTGAAATTGCCCTGCGCATTATGCGCGCCTGCCGGGAGTTGGGCTTGCGTTGCGTGGCCGTCTATTCGGAGGCGGATCGCGACGCCCCGCACGTGGCGTATGCCGATGATGCATTTTTGATCGGTCCGCCATCACCGGCTGAGAGTTATCTTAACATCGAAGCTATCATTCGCGCTGCCAAGGCTACCGGCGCCGAGGCGATCCATCCTGGTTATGGCTTTCTAGCGGAGAATGCCAATTTTGTACGAGCAGTTACAGCGGCCGGTCTGATCTTCATCGGTCCTCCTGCTGAAGCGATGGAGCGGATGGGTGGTAAGACCGCTGCCCGACGAGAAGCTACCGCTGCTGGCGTACCGGTCGTACCCGGCGTGCTCGAACCGGTAACCAGTGCGGCGGAGGTACTTCGCCTAGGGAAGGAATTTGGGTATCCGATTGCCATTAAGGCTGTTGGCGGGGGCGGCGGACGTGGGTTGCGCGTGGTTCGTTCGCCGGCCGAGGTTGATGAAGCCTTTGCATCGGCTCGTCGTGAAGCCGAAGTTGCCTTCAAGAACGGTGAACTGTACGTTGAAAAGTATCTCGATAATCCCCGCCATATCGAGATACAAATCTTAGCCGATCAGTACGGGAATGCGGTTGCATTAGGAGAGCGTGACTGTTCGGTGCAGCGGCGGCATCAAAAGTTAATCGAAGAATGTCCTTCACCAGCCCTGACCCCTGAACTTCGAGCGGAGATGGGGGCTGCTGCGGTACGACTGGCCAAGGCGGTTGGCTATGTGAGCGCTGGGACGCTGGAGTTTCTGTATCAAGATGGACGCTACTACTTCCTTGAAATGAATACGCGCATTCAGGTCGAGCACACTGTGACCGAGATGGTCTACGGTGTCGATCTGGTCGCAGCGCAGATTCGCATTGCGCAAGGCGAGAAGCTCTGGCTCCGGCAAGAGGAGCTAACACCTCGTGGTCACGCGATCGAATGTCGGATCAACGCCGAAGATCCGCTTCAAAACTTCCGTCCGGCACTAGGAACGATTGGCGAATACCACGAACCGGTCGGGTTGGGCGTGCGGGTTGATAGTGGGGTGCGCGCCTACTACACGGTACCGTCACACTACGACTCACTGCTGGCTAAATTGATCACTTGGGGCAGCAATCGGCAAGAAGCCATTGCCCGTATGCGGCGCGCACTGGCCGAATATCGCATTGAGGGCGTTACCACGATCATTCCCTTCCATCGGGCAGCGCTCGAGCATCCGGTTTTTGTGGCCGGTGAAGCAACCGTAAATTTCATCCCCCGTCACCCTGAACTTTTCACGCGGACTGCTGAGCTTATGCCGCCATCAACGGAAGTGGTGACACCTGAGCCACCTTCAGAGCCACGTCGGTTTACCGTTGAAGTGAATGGTCGCCGCTTCGGAGTGGCCGTTTTCGGCAATGGTATGAGCGCGGCGCCGGTTCAGGCGGCAGCACGCACCGCTTTGCCCCGTCGAGCGACGCCGAAGAAGGCGAAATTGGCCGTACCGGTGGATGGTGTGATCAGTCCGATTCAGGGACGAGTTGTTGCAGTGCGGGTTGCTCACGGTCAGACCGTAGAGGCTGGTCAGGTCCTCTTTATCGTAGAAGCAATGAAAATGGAGAACGAGATAACGGCTCCGCACAGCGGGACAATAGGCGAGGTACGGGTCGAGGTTGGTTCAACAGTCGAGGCTGGGGCGGTGTTGGCGACGTATACCTCGCAAGCCCAATCCTGA
- a CDS encoding cysteine desulfurase family protein yields the protein MHNRLIYLDHAATTPLDPRVLEAMLPFLSGMSGNASSIHQVGRAALQALDDAREQVALVLGCQPKEIVFTSGGSESINLALKGVAMALRAQGKNHLISSTIEHHAVLHALDYLVEYEGFTVTLLPVDRNGRVNPADLSAAIRPETALVSVMYANNETGVIQPITELAAICRERGVLFHTDAVQAPGQLSLDVNALGVDLLSLTAHKFYGPQGVGLLYLRRGTPLVPQINGGAQERRRRAGTENVAGIVGLAKALTIAESERTTHASRLRALSERLIDGVLSRVPQSWLNGDRGSRLPSIVNLGFACIETESLLLLLDQRGICASSGSACTSGSLEPSHVLLAMGLSPEEANGSIRFSLGRQTTDEQIDIVLDLLPDLVAQLRTVTSCAK from the coding sequence ATGCACAATCGTCTGATCTACCTCGACCACGCTGCCACCACACCTCTCGACCCAAGGGTTTTAGAGGCAATGCTGCCGTTCCTCTCTGGAATGAGTGGAAATGCTTCCAGTATCCATCAGGTAGGCAGAGCAGCTCTGCAAGCGTTAGACGATGCGCGTGAACAGGTCGCGCTGGTGTTGGGGTGTCAGCCGAAAGAGATTGTCTTTACCAGTGGTGGCAGTGAGAGTATTAATCTGGCCCTCAAAGGGGTAGCAATGGCGTTGCGTGCGCAAGGGAAGAATCATCTGATCAGTAGCACGATCGAACATCATGCAGTCTTACATGCGCTCGATTACCTGGTCGAATATGAGGGTTTTACCGTGACCCTCTTACCGGTTGATCGCAACGGCCGAGTGAATCCTGCCGATCTCAGTGCTGCAATCCGCCCCGAAACCGCGCTCGTCTCGGTGATGTACGCCAACAACGAAACCGGTGTTATCCAGCCGATTACCGAATTAGCCGCTATCTGTCGTGAACGCGGTGTGCTCTTTCATACCGATGCGGTGCAGGCGCCTGGTCAATTGTCGCTTGACGTCAACGCTTTGGGGGTTGATCTGCTTAGTCTCACTGCGCATAAGTTTTATGGGCCGCAAGGAGTTGGGTTACTCTACCTGCGTCGTGGGACGCCGCTGGTTCCGCAGATTAACGGTGGTGCTCAGGAGCGCCGTCGGCGAGCCGGTACCGAGAATGTTGCCGGGATTGTTGGCTTAGCCAAAGCACTGACGATAGCCGAGAGCGAGCGTACAACCCACGCTAGCCGATTGCGTGCGTTAAGTGAACGACTGATTGATGGGGTGTTATCTCGTGTTCCCCAATCGTGGCTGAACGGTGATCGTGGATCGCGCTTACCGTCTATCGTGAATCTAGGCTTTGCCTGTATTGAAACCGAAAGCCTCTTACTATTGCTCGACCAGCGTGGTATCTGTGCCAGTTCTGGCAGCGCATGTACGTCCGGTTCTCTTGAACCATCGCATGTTTTACTGGCCATGGGGTTATCGCCTGAAGAAGCAAACGGTTCGATTCGTTTCTCGTTGGGGAGACAAACGACTGATGAGCAGATCGATATTGTGCTCGATCTGTTACCTGACTTGGTAGCACAATTACGAACAGTAACCTCATGTGCGAAATGA
- the csx15 gene encoding CRISPR-associated protein Csx15, with protein sequence MIVLNYSHPITPEQQEQIVALTGHAIERVIDIPSQIDQQQPLAPQIVAMANAAGLSAQQWQSEAILINLPALNFSAAALLAELHGRMGYFPPVLRIRPVTGAMPPRYEVAEILNLQVLRDEARTRRSQ encoded by the coding sequence ATGATTGTACTAAATTATTCTCACCCCATTACCCCAGAACAGCAAGAGCAGATCGTCGCCCTTACCGGGCATGCTATTGAGCGGGTGATCGATATTCCTAGTCAGATTGATCAGCAACAACCATTGGCGCCACAAATTGTTGCGATGGCTAATGCAGCGGGATTGTCAGCCCAACAGTGGCAAAGCGAAGCCATTTTGATCAATCTACCGGCTCTCAACTTCAGTGCTGCGGCGCTATTGGCCGAACTGCACGGCCGTATGGGCTATTTTCCGCCAGTATTGCGCATTCGGCCGGTTACCGGTGCTATGCCACCCCGCTATGAAGTAGCTGAAATTCTCAACCTCCAGGTACTGCGCGATGAAGCACGTACTCGCCGATCCCAGTAA
- the trpC gene encoding indole-3-glycerol phosphate synthase TrpC, with protein MSETILERILAHKRIEVQRQQAKIPLDVLQERIQRAPPLRDFAAALRRTPATALIAEVKKASPSRGVLLTNFDHLALARTYVTNGAAAISVLTDQRFFQGSLTYLAGIRVLPEVQTTGTPLLRKDFIIDPYQVYEARAYGADAILLIVAALDDQTLVHLFTLTRELGMHALIEVHTVGELERALKIHPPIIGVNNRDLHRFVTDRTTTKVIAEHLPVGPQRPILVSESGIFTPDHVAEVRSYGADAILVGEALVTASDIGAQVRMLASA; from the coding sequence ATGAGTGAAACCATCTTGGAACGGATACTGGCTCACAAACGAATCGAGGTACAACGCCAGCAGGCCAAAATCCCACTCGATGTGTTGCAAGAGCGAATTCAACGTGCACCACCGCTTCGCGACTTCGCGGCTGCCCTCCGGCGAACACCGGCCACAGCACTCATCGCCGAAGTCAAAAAGGCCTCACCTAGCCGTGGTGTGTTGCTGACCAATTTCGACCATCTCGCGCTGGCTCGTACATACGTTACTAATGGCGCGGCTGCGATCTCGGTTCTCACCGATCAACGGTTCTTTCAGGGTAGCCTGACCTACCTTGCCGGTATCCGTGTTCTGCCCGAAGTACAGACTACGGGAACCCCCTTGTTGCGTAAAGATTTCATTATCGATCCGTATCAGGTTTACGAAGCACGTGCGTATGGCGCCGACGCAATCTTGTTGATCGTAGCCGCTCTCGATGACCAAACGCTGGTGCATCTCTTTACCCTTACCCGCGAACTGGGGATGCATGCCTTGATCGAGGTACATACCGTCGGTGAACTTGAACGAGCACTGAAGATACATCCTCCCATTATTGGGGTGAACAATCGTGACCTCCATCGTTTCGTAACCGACCGCACAACCACCAAAGTGATAGCGGAACATCTACCGGTTGGGCCACAGCGACCAATCCTGGTAAGCGAGAGTGGTATTTTCACACCCGACCATGTTGCTGAAGTACGCAGCTATGGCGCTGACGCAATCCTGGTCGGGGAAGCATTGGTTACGGCATCTGACATCGGGGCCCAGGTACGGATGCTAGCAAGTGCTTGA
- a CDS encoding DUF4190 domain-containing protein, translated as MTAVQRCPGCGQTISGTERFCPACGHRLHSHQDNLSPAINTTIPLVPAHNSRMAIASLICGVMTWILFFIPLLLAIPAVICGHLGHSAVKRGNGAVTGKGIALIGMVLGYAHLVLTVLAFCVLIVIVFGTNL; from the coding sequence GTGACAGCAGTGCAACGGTGTCCTGGCTGTGGTCAGACGATAAGCGGCACGGAGCGATTTTGTCCGGCTTGTGGTCATCGACTACATAGCCATCAAGACAACCTCTCACCGGCCATCAACACCACGATACCGCTCGTACCGGCGCACAATAGCCGAATGGCGATTGCCAGCCTCATTTGCGGCGTGATGACGTGGATTCTCTTTTTCATCCCCCTCTTGTTGGCCATTCCAGCCGTGATCTGCGGTCACCTGGGGCACAGCGCAGTCAAACGTGGGAATGGCGCCGTGACCGGCAAGGGAATTGCACTCATTGGCATGGTATTAGGGTATGCACATCTTGTACTGACGGTACTGGCATTCTGTGTGTTGATTGTCATCGTGTTTGGGACCAATCTGTAG
- the hpf gene encoding ribosome hibernation-promoting factor, HPF/YfiA family, giving the protein MELTIKSRNGKISERQRAHIEEKLAKLERYLHGITSITVEVQHEQQRNAGEVYRVQTTLVAEHGVILRAEERAPDLYAAIDEVQEVLQRQISRYKEKYWRRSREQRRAPNGLTPAEEVAIAEAEAAAIAAPGEAEATPRVIRTKTFRLRPMFLDDAIEQMELLGHNFFIFQNAETMQINVLYRRRDGNYGVIIPEVG; this is encoded by the coding sequence ATGGAACTGACTATCAAGAGCCGGAACGGCAAGATTTCGGAACGTCAACGTGCACATATCGAAGAGAAGCTCGCGAAGCTTGAGCGTTATCTTCATGGCATTACCAGTATCACCGTCGAAGTACAACACGAACAACAACGTAATGCTGGTGAAGTCTATCGTGTACAGACGACACTGGTTGCCGAACACGGCGTGATTTTGCGGGCTGAAGAGCGTGCACCTGACCTTTATGCCGCAATTGATGAGGTGCAAGAGGTGCTGCAACGCCAGATTTCACGCTACAAAGAGAAATACTGGCGACGTAGCCGCGAGCAGCGCCGTGCCCCGAACGGTCTGACTCCGGCTGAAGAAGTTGCTATCGCCGAGGCAGAAGCTGCGGCGATTGCTGCACCAGGTGAGGCCGAGGCTACACCGCGAGTTATCCGAACCAAGACGTTCCGTCTCCGCCCGATGTTTCTCGATGATGCGATTGAACAGATGGAATTGCTCGGTCACAACTTCTTTATCTTCCAGAATGCTGAAACGATGCAAATAAACGTCTTGTATCGACGACGCGATGGAAATTACGGGGTGATTATACCGGAAGTTGGTTAG
- a CDS encoding MBL fold metallo-hydrolase — protein sequence MKVRFWGVRGYVPTPDASMLRYGGNTCCTAVTGDQGELIVLDTGTGFCMLGDELMQGEFGRGRGTLTLLISHTYWDHILGLPFPGVVHIPGNRLDIYGPDSTRGSLQMVYDGMLSPVYSPVFGLAHIGATHRFTPISTEPFIVGQLTIRAMPLSYRPHSPIWAYRLEERGRALVYITDVRYSESGIREAAIAFARRAHVLIHSAPYLRSEEVEDYGHSRIEDAIETAQAAEVDRLVLFHHAPTRTDDELDAIVNRFRQMLTAQGSALQLLAAAEGMELVV from the coding sequence ATGAAGGTGCGCTTCTGGGGAGTCCGCGGCTACGTCCCAACTCCCGATGCCTCAATGCTTCGTTATGGCGGGAATACCTGCTGTACCGCAGTGACCGGTGATCAGGGTGAACTGATTGTCCTCGATACCGGTACCGGCTTTTGCATGCTAGGCGATGAATTGATGCAAGGCGAATTTGGCCGTGGCCGTGGAACGTTGACCTTGTTGATCTCTCACACCTATTGGGATCACATTCTCGGTCTCCCTTTTCCCGGTGTTGTGCACATCCCCGGTAATCGTCTTGACATTTACGGTCCTGATAGCACCCGCGGCTCATTGCAAATGGTCTACGATGGCATGCTCTCGCCAGTCTATTCGCCGGTTTTTGGTCTTGCCCATATCGGTGCTACCCATCGCTTCACGCCCATTTCTACTGAACCATTCATTGTCGGTCAACTGACTATTCGCGCCATGCCACTCTCATACCGTCCGCACTCACCGATCTGGGCCTACCGTTTGGAAGAACGTGGGCGAGCGCTGGTCTACATTACCGATGTGCGTTATAGCGAAAGTGGCATTCGTGAGGCTGCGATTGCATTTGCTCGTCGCGCCCATGTGCTGATCCATAGCGCTCCGTACTTGCGTTCAGAAGAGGTGGAAGATTACGGTCATAGCAGGATCGAAGATGCGATTGAAACGGCTCAGGCCGCAGAAGTAGATCGTCTAGTCCTTTTCCACCATGCCCCCACTCGCACCGATGATGAGCTAGATGCCATTGTTAACCGTTTTCGCCAAATGCTCACCGCGCAGGGAAGTGCATTGCAATTGCTTGCTGCTGCAGAAGGTATGGAGCTGGTAGTGTAG
- a CDS encoding MBL fold metallo-hydrolase, with protein MRVRIWGTRGSYPVAHAHMLRYGGNTTCVEVEVDGHYIILDAGTGLRMLSEALRRLPVQPRQYDLLITHTHWDHIIGFPFFAPLFDPNVNLDIYGLARTQSSLRTTLAGALSDPLFPLQFDDLRAQLNFFEIGAGSEFELGPVKVYTALANHPYRALAYRLETSRGVLTFIPDTGPFHTVLFGEQRIEWTGQPTARSQSELRELAAMKEAILELAYGADWLIYDAQFTDAQYARFPHWGHSSASQAREIAEAAHVRQLILFHHDPHRTDAELDQIVAEQQSLAASGLLVTAAFEGMELERRP; from the coding sequence ATGAGAGTTCGTATCTGGGGTACACGTGGCTCGTATCCTGTCGCTCATGCTCACATGTTGCGATATGGCGGCAATACAACCTGTGTCGAAGTAGAAGTAGACGGGCACTACATCATTCTTGACGCCGGTACCGGCCTACGAATGTTGAGTGAGGCTTTACGCCGACTGCCTGTACAACCGCGCCAGTACGATCTCTTGATAACACATACCCATTGGGATCATATCATAGGTTTCCCCTTTTTTGCACCGTTATTCGATCCCAATGTGAACCTCGATATCTATGGTCTAGCCCGCACGCAATCGAGTTTGCGGACAACCTTAGCGGGTGCGTTGAGTGATCCGCTCTTTCCCCTCCAGTTCGATGATTTGCGTGCACAACTTAACTTTTTCGAGATTGGCGCTGGGTCTGAGTTTGAATTGGGGCCGGTTAAGGTATACACTGCACTGGCCAATCATCCGTATCGGGCATTGGCCTATCGTCTCGAAACATCACGTGGGGTATTAACCTTTATTCCTGATACCGGCCCATTTCATACCGTGCTGTTTGGCGAACAACGGATTGAGTGGACTGGTCAACCGACGGCGCGTAGTCAGAGCGAACTACGAGAACTGGCGGCGATGAAAGAGGCCATTCTCGAACTGGCTTACGGCGCCGATTGGCTGATCTACGATGCCCAGTTTACTGATGCGCAATACGCCCGCTTTCCGCACTGGGGGCATAGTAGCGCCTCTCAAGCTCGTGAAATTGCTGAAGCAGCCCACGTGCGCCAGTTAATCCTGTTTCACCACGATCCTCACCGTACTGACGCCGAGTTAGATCAGATCGTTGCTGAACAACAGTCGCTAGCAGCATCCGGATTATTGGTTACAGCAGCGTTTGAGGGCATGGAACTGGAGAGGAGACCATGA
- a CDS encoding LLM class F420-dependent oxidoreductase, whose product MARFRVGVQLHPQHTTWESYRNAVRYAEEIGCDTIWNWDHFFPLYGPPDGPHFEGWTLLTAMAVITQRAEVGCLVTCNSYRNPALLSNMAKTVDHISGGRLILGLGAGWFERDYTTFGYEFGTAADRLRALRNALPIIKERWAVDQPPPLRRIPILIGGGGEKVTLRITAEHADIWHGFGPIENFKRKNAILDQWCAQIGRDPATIERSVSPRAGEPIEPYLEAGATHIIIGMGEPWDFAPVEALLKLRG is encoded by the coding sequence ATGGCTCGCTTTCGCGTTGGTGTTCAACTCCACCCCCAGCACACCACCTGGGAGTCGTACCGCAATGCTGTTCGCTACGCCGAAGAAATTGGCTGTGATACGATCTGGAACTGGGATCACTTCTTCCCACTCTACGGCCCACCCGATGGCCCCCATTTCGAGGGTTGGACTCTGCTTACGGCAATGGCGGTTATCACTCAGCGGGCCGAGGTTGGGTGTCTCGTGACATGCAACAGCTATCGCAATCCGGCATTACTCTCGAATATGGCGAAGACGGTTGATCATATTAGTGGTGGACGACTAATCCTTGGTCTTGGCGCTGGATGGTTTGAACGAGATTATACGACATTTGGTTACGAGTTTGGTACCGCTGCTGATCGCTTGCGGGCGCTACGCAATGCGTTGCCGATCATTAAAGAGCGTTGGGCTGTTGATCAACCACCACCGCTGCGTCGGATTCCGATATTGATCGGTGGTGGTGGCGAAAAAGTGACGCTGCGGATCACAGCCGAACATGCCGACATCTGGCATGGTTTTGGTCCGATTGAGAACTTTAAGCGCAAGAATGCGATCCTCGATCAATGGTGTGCCCAAATTGGCCGCGACCCGGCAACTATTGAACGCAGTGTATCACCTCGTGCCGGTGAACCCATTGAGCCATACCTCGAAGCAGGGGCAACCCATATCATTATCGGGATGGGGGAACCATGGGATTTTGCACCGGTTGAGGCGTTGCTGAAGCTGCGTGGGTAA